The Chryseolinea soli genome contains a region encoding:
- a CDS encoding ABC-F family ATP-binding cassette domain-containing protein yields the protein MISVSNISYFIGGRALYENASMFIKPKDKIGLIGLNGRGKSTLLKIINGELKLDAGSVSKSGDCTIGFLNQDLLSYQTEDSILTVAMGAFKEVVDIEREMEHVIKTLETEYSDALVEKLSKLQEKYDHLDGYTIQSKAEEVLEGIGFATADLHRPLKQFSGGWRMRVMLSKLLLEKPSLLMLDEPTNHLDLPSIEWVENYLRSYEGAVMIVSHDRTFIDNVVSKIVDVTQQQLITYEGNYSFYLEEKELRQEIQQGAYENQQQKIKQTERFIERFRSKATKARQVQSRVKALERMDLVEEVVDDTAAVNFKFKFNQQPGRFIVTLKDVSKAYGPLEILKHTSISIERGDKIALIGANGKGKSTLLRILSNTEPVDGERIMGFNVIQAFFAQHQLESLHLENEILEELKQAGSGKSEQELRGVLGCFLFSDEDVFKKIKVLSGGEKSRVALAKTLISEANFLLLDEPTNHLDFISENILIQALQQYLGSFVVVSHNRHFVSQIANKIWYIEDKQIKEYPGTYDEYEYWRKKNEASGLKKVEPPKAQKKAEEPKPKQTHTPSVDAKLKMLEKDLRKAEDLVTQLEGRKASIEQALATPEVFSNVEKLKSTQADFKKVQEDLAQANKKWEALAEEIDQLNAQ from the coding sequence ATGATCTCAGTTTCCAACATTTCCTATTTTATCGGCGGCCGTGCCCTGTATGAGAACGCCAGCATGTTCATCAAACCCAAGGACAAGATCGGGCTCATCGGACTCAATGGCCGGGGGAAATCCACGTTGCTGAAGATCATCAATGGCGAACTCAAGCTGGACGCCGGCTCGGTGAGCAAAAGCGGCGACTGCACCATCGGGTTCCTCAACCAAGACCTGCTCTCCTACCAAACCGAAGACTCTATCCTCACGGTGGCCATGGGCGCCTTCAAAGAAGTGGTGGACATCGAACGGGAAATGGAGCACGTCATCAAAACCTTGGAAACCGAATATTCCGACGCCTTGGTGGAAAAACTCTCCAAGCTCCAGGAAAAATACGATCACCTCGACGGCTACACCATCCAATCCAAAGCAGAAGAAGTGCTGGAAGGGATCGGCTTTGCCACCGCCGACCTCCACCGCCCCCTGAAACAATTTTCCGGCGGCTGGCGCATGCGCGTCATGCTCTCCAAACTGCTCCTCGAAAAGCCATCGCTGCTCATGCTCGATGAGCCCACCAACCACTTGGACCTTCCCTCCATCGAATGGGTGGAAAACTATCTGCGGAGCTATGAAGGCGCCGTCATGATCGTCTCGCACGACAGAACCTTCATCGACAACGTGGTGAGCAAGATCGTGGATGTCACACAACAACAGCTCATCACCTACGAAGGCAACTACAGCTTCTACCTGGAAGAAAAAGAACTTCGTCAAGAGATCCAGCAAGGCGCTTATGAGAATCAGCAACAAAAAATAAAACAAACCGAGCGCTTCATCGAGCGCTTCCGCTCAAAAGCCACCAAGGCACGCCAGGTGCAGTCGCGCGTAAAAGCGCTGGAACGGATGGACCTGGTCGAGGAAGTGGTTGACGACACCGCCGCCGTAAACTTTAAGTTCAAATTCAACCAGCAGCCCGGCCGTTTCATCGTGACGCTAAAAGATGTGTCCAAAGCATACGGCCCGCTGGAAATATTGAAACATACCTCCATCTCCATTGAACGGGGTGACAAGATCGCGTTGATCGGCGCCAACGGAAAAGGAAAGTCCACCCTGCTGCGCATCCTCTCCAATACCGAGCCCGTGGACGGCGAACGCATCATGGGCTTCAACGTTATCCAGGCATTTTTTGCCCAGCACCAACTGGAGTCACTTCACCTGGAGAACGAGATCCTGGAAGAGTTAAAACAGGCGGGATCCGGCAAGTCCGAACAAGAGCTGCGCGGCGTGTTGGGATGTTTTCTTTTTTCGGATGAAGATGTGTTTAAGAAGATCAAAGTCCTTTCGGGAGGTGAGAAATCACGGGTTGCACTTGCCAAAACGCTTATTTCCGAAGCCAACTTCCTGTTATTGGACGAACCCACCAACCACTTGGATTTCATCTCCGAGAACATCCTGATCCAGGCGCTGCAACAATACCTGGGCAGCTTTGTGGTCGTGTCGCACAACCGCCACTTTGTTTCGCAGATCGCCAACAAGATCTGGTATATCGAAGACAAACAGATCAAAGAATACCCCGGCACTTACGACGAATATGAATACTGGCGCAAAAAGAACGAAGCCAGCGGCTTGAAAAAGGTCGAGCCCCCCAAAGCGCAAAAGAAAGCCGAGGAGCCCAAGCCCAAACAAACCCACACGCCTTCTGTCGACGCCAAGCTGAAAATGCTGGAGAAGGACTTGAGGAAAGCCGAAGACCTTGTCACCCAACTCGAAGGCCGCAAGGCCTCCATCGAGCAAGCCCTGGCCACTCCCGAGGTATTCAGCAATGTGGAAAAGCTAAAGAGCACACAGGCCGACTTCAAAAAAGTGCAGGAAGATCTGGCCCAAGCCAACAAAAAATGGGAAGCCCTGGCCGAAGAGATCGATCAGCTCAACGCACAGTAG
- a CDS encoding LVIVD repeat-containing protein encodes MDTLENRLQRRIHVSLYALLFLTVLLGISVLLEGCSDKCQLTSEYAYYEPVYTTLDELRSSVRVEDPKPLESVGKIYYKGETLFVNEPGNGIHVINNADPAHPVSQKFLSVPGSFELAVKGNTLYTDSYVDLVAFDIRDLNNIHETARLQNVFTNVNSLGFIVNANGVVTNWEKKKMVTLSEPDCETVLQPWGGVYYGGGIALASDAASNFSARSAITPGTGSGPGVGGSLNRFAINAGHLYMLDGADMQVIDVTTENSPVAKARLNVAWGIETIFPYDKNIFVGSTAGMYIYDISTPEAPAKVSTYEHIRSCDPVVVDGQYAYVTLRSGTTCQGFSNQLEVIDIKNLASPQVVKIYPFTNPHGLGIDNTTLFICDGDDGLKAFDASDVNAIDQHMLAHYKNINATDVIPFEDVLMMIGTDGIYQYDYSNTSKITLLSHIEVVPHVD; translated from the coding sequence ATGGATACACTAGAGAACAGACTGCAGCGACGGATACATGTATCTCTGTATGCCTTGCTTTTTTTGACGGTACTCTTAGGGATCAGTGTTCTGCTGGAAGGCTGCTCCGACAAATGTCAACTGACCAGCGAGTATGCCTATTACGAACCGGTCTACACCACCCTGGACGAACTGCGCTCGAGTGTCCGCGTGGAGGACCCTAAGCCGCTGGAAAGCGTGGGTAAGATCTATTACAAAGGAGAGACCCTGTTTGTGAATGAACCCGGCAACGGCATTCACGTCATCAATAACGCCGACCCGGCCCACCCCGTATCGCAGAAATTTTTGAGTGTGCCCGGCAGCTTCGAACTGGCCGTGAAAGGCAATACACTCTATACCGATAGTTATGTGGACCTGGTGGCTTTCGACATCCGCGACCTGAACAACATCCACGAAACCGCCCGGCTGCAGAATGTCTTCACCAATGTGAATTCCCTGGGGTTTATTGTCAATGCGAACGGCGTAGTGACCAATTGGGAGAAAAAGAAAATGGTGACCTTATCCGAACCAGACTGTGAGACGGTTTTGCAGCCCTGGGGGGGAGTATATTATGGTGGTGGCATCGCCTTGGCGAGTGATGCCGCATCGAACTTTAGTGCAAGGTCCGCTATCACTCCGGGGACCGGCTCTGGCCCTGGAGTGGGCGGGTCCTTGAATCGGTTTGCCATCAACGCCGGCCATCTCTATATGTTGGACGGCGCCGACATGCAGGTGATCGATGTGACCACGGAAAACAGTCCCGTGGCCAAGGCGCGGTTGAACGTGGCCTGGGGAATCGAAACCATTTTTCCATACGACAAGAATATTTTCGTGGGGTCCACGGCGGGCATGTACATCTATGACATCTCCACACCCGAAGCCCCGGCGAAGGTGAGCACCTACGAGCACATCCGGAGTTGCGACCCCGTAGTGGTAGACGGGCAGTATGCCTACGTTACCCTCCGCTCGGGAACGACCTGCCAAGGGTTCTCCAATCAACTGGAAGTGATCGATATTAAGAACCTGGCCTCACCCCAGGTGGTGAAGATCTATCCCTTTACGAATCCTCATGGCCTGGGCATCGACAACACCACGTTGTTCATATGCGATGGTGATGACGGCCTCAAGGCCTTCGATGCGTCCGACGTGAACGCCATCGATCAGCACATGCTGGCCCACTACAAAAATATCAACGCCACCGATGTTATTCCGTTCGAAGATGTGCTGATGATGATCGGCACGGACGGCATCTATCAATATGACTATTCCAATACTTCCAAGATCACGTTGCTCAGTCATATCGAAGTAGTTCCCCATGTCGACTAG